The genome window CAGAAGAGGACGCGTGCGGCGAGCGCGGCGGCCAGCAGGAGCAGCAGCCAGCGCCGGGTGCTCATGCGTCCGGGCGGTCCGCGCGCCGCGCGCGATGCGCTTCGCGGTCCCAGAGAAGGCGCGCGATGGCGGCGACCGCGGAGAAGCCGAGCAGCTCGATGCCGATGAGCGTGAACATCGCTCCGACGACGGCGAAGACCCAGAACTCCTGCCCCGTCCCGGGCACGGGGATGTCCCCCGTCGCGAGGTAGGAGGAGAGCGGGCGCCGGTTCAGCCACAGAGCGAAGAAGAGGCTGGCCACGCCGAAGACCGGGAAGCGCCGCAGCAGCGCCCCTCGCCAGCCGCCGGCGCGGAACGGGTCCTCGCCGCGATGGATGAGCTCGGTGAGCGCCTGGGCGACGAGTCCGAGCGCGAGCAGGAACACCGCCGCGCCGAGGAGGACGGTCACCAGGACGATGCGGAAGATCATCCAGTCCTCGAGCCGCGCGTTCGCGAGGTAGAAGCCGACAGGCGCAGAGGGGCCGCCGAGGCGCAGGAACAGGAAGGGCAGCGAGGTCCCGGCGAGGAGGAGGGCCGAGAAGCCGAAGAACGTCGTCGGGCGGTAGGTCGCCGCCGTCTGCAGGATGATGGTCAGGAAACGCCAGCCGTCGCGCAGAACGCTGAGCTTCGAGCGGCCGGTGCGTTCGGCGTAGGGCATCGGGCTCTCGGCGATATGCAGGCGCGGGTCGAGCACCGCCCGCACGCTCATCGCGGGCGTGAAGTCGAGGCCGTCGGGGAGCGGGGCGAGGCGCTCGAGCGCCGGTCGGCGGAGCACGCGCATCCCGCTGGCGGTGTCGGTGACGCCGCCCCCGGCGATGAGGTTGAGCAGTGTCCGGAAGAGCCAGTTGCCCAGGCGCCGGACGGCGGGCATGCGGCTGCCGGGGTGCATGCGCGAGCCGAGCGCGACGTCGGCACCGTCCTGGGCCAGGCGCAGCAGCTCGGCGAAGAACTCGGGGTCGCAGGTGCCGTCGGCGTCGAGGAAGCCCAGCCAGTCGCCGCGCGCGGCCTCGAAGCCGGTCTTGATGGCGGCCCCGTAGCCGCGGTTGTCGGGGTAGGCGATGACCTTCACGCCCGTCACCGCGCGCGCGAGCTCTTCGGTGCGGTCGCTGGAGCCGTCGCTGACGAGGAGGACCTCGACCTCCTCGAGCCCCCGGGCCTCCTTCAGGCGCGGGACGGCCGCGAGCGAGCGGCGCAGGATGTCGACGACGGCCTGCTCCTCGTTGTAGGCGGGGATGACGATCGAGAAGACGCGGTTCACCGGTCGCCCTCGAGCCAGGTCCAGAGTCGCTCGAGCCCCTCGGAGACGGTGGTCCGCGGCGCCCAGCCGAGCTCGCGGCGGACGCGGCGGACGTCGGAGACGTAGACGCGCTGGTCGCCCGGCCGCCAGCCGCGGCGCGCGACGCGCAGGGAGCGGCCCTGGCGGCGCTCGATCCACGCGATGAGCTGGAGCAGGGAAAGGGTGTTGCGCGGCCCGCCGCCCACGTTGAAGACGCGGCCCGCGGTGCGGCCGCGGCGGCGCCAGCAGAGCTCGAAGAGGTCGACGAGGTCGTCGACGTGGAGCGCATCGCGCACCTGGCGTCCGTCGCCGAAGAGCGTCACGCCCCGGCCGGCCTGCGCGGCCTTCATGAAGTGCGCGAGCCAGCCCTGGTCCTCGTTGCCCTGCTGGTGCTGGCCATAGATGCAGGACTGGCGAAGGACCACGGTGGGCAGGCCGTAGATGCGGTGGTAGTCGCGGAAGTACTGGTCGGCGGCGCCCTTCGAGCAGCCGTAGGGCGAGTGGAAGTCGAGGAGCTCCGTCTCGTCGACTCCGTGGGGGCGCCCGACGTAGCGCCAGCGTCCGTCGGCGCCGAGGACCGTGCGCACGGCCTCCATCTCGCCGTAGACCTTGTTCGTCGAGGTGTAGAGCGCGAAGGGCGGGCGGCGCAGGCCGCGCAGGGCCTCGAGGACGTTGAAGGCCCCGAGCGCGTTGCGTTCGAAGTCGGAGCGCGGGTCGGTCACGGAGGTCGTGACGGCGACCTGCGCGGCGAGGTGGAGGACCAGCTCGAGACGGTCGGCGCGGCGCGCGAAGAAGCGCCGCACGGCTCCCGCGTCGCGGACGTCGATGCGCGCGAAGTCGAGGGGGCCCTGGCGGCGCAGCCAGGCGAGGTTGCGGTCCACCCCGCGGCGCGAGAGGTCGTCGAGGACCGAGACCCGCCAGCCGCGCGCGAGGAAGCGCGCCGCCGCGTTGACTCCGATGAAGCCGGCTCCGCCGGTGACGATGACGCGCGGGGCGCTCATGCTCCCCTCCGTTCGAAGTAGAAGATGCGGAACAGCGACAGATAGGAGCGCAGGTTGCGGGGGATGTTCATCGCGCTCTTCCCCTTCTTGAGGCCGTAATCGTAGACGAAGGGCACCTCGCGCACTTCGCGGACGAACGCCCGCAGCCGCAGGAGCATCTCCGCGTTGCAGGCGAAGCCGCCCGCGCTCGTGAAGCGCTCGCCGAACGCCCCGAGGGCGCGGGCGAGCGGTCCGGCGCGATAGGCGCGGTAGAAGATGGTGTAGTCGCGCACGCCGGGGACGCGACAGAGCACGGAGAGCAGGGCGTTGGCCCCGCGGCTGAGGAGCAGGCGCTTGGGCGGGAAGTTCCGGTAGGCGCCGCCCGGAGCATAGCGCGAGGCGATGACGAGGTCGCAGGGCGGCGTCAGGGCGTCGAGCATGGCGCTCAGGGCCGCGGGGTCGCTGGTCCCGTCGCCCTCGAGCATGACGATCGGGTCGTCCTCCGCGGCTCCCGCGACGGCGGCGCGCAGGCCGGTCAGGAAGGCGGCGGCGATCCCGCGGTTGCCCTCGTGGAAGAGCGGCGTCAAGGGGTGCCGGAGGGCGAGCTCGCGCAGAAGGGCGGCGGTGCCGTCGCGGCTGCCGTCGTCGACGATGAACAGCCGGTAGGGCCGGCCGAGCGCCGCGAAGGCCTCGCGCAGGGTCTCGCAGAGGCGCGGGAGGTTCTTCTCCTCGTTGTAGGCGGGGATGACGCAGCGGACTTCGCGCGCGGGCATGCGCGTATATTAACAGATGGGCGGGAGAGGGAGCTACCGGAGGACTACAGGGCCCAGGGCTTCGGAAGGGGAAGGCCCCGGGCGTACGCTTCCCAATCCGCGCGGCCGTCCTTCATCGCGCGCAGGCCTTCGCGCAGACCGGCCAGCGGCCGTCCCAGCCGGCGCGCGAGCCGGGAAGAGTCGAGCGAGCTGTCCGCGGGACGCGGCGTCCCCCCCGCCGGGCACAGCTCGGAGAGCGGCACGCTCTCGACGCGGGAGCCGTCGAACCCGAAGACCTCGGCGACGGCGCGCGCGAGCTCGAGGCGCGAGACCTTTTCGGAGCCGGCCGCGTGGAAGAGGCCGGAGGCGCCCGCCGCGGCGAGCTCGGCGACGGCGGCGGCGAGGGCCGGAGCCCAGGTCGGGTTGTAGCGCTGGTCGCGGGCGCAGCGCAGCGGGGTCCCGGCGGCGAGCGAACGCAGGACCTGGAGCACGAAGTTCCGCGGCCCGAGCTCCCAGCCGTAGATGGCCGAGGTGCGCACGACGAGGGCCGAGGGATCGGCCCGCGCGAGCTCGCGCTCGACTTCGAGCTTCTGGCGGCCGTACTCGTTGAGCGGGGACGGGGGATCGTCCTCGCAGTAGCCGCCCCGCGCTCCGTCGAAGACGTAGTCCGACGAGAAGAAGACGAAGCGGGCCCCGGCGGCGCGGGAGGCGCGCGCGGCGGCGAGCGTCGCCTCCACGTTGAGCCGGCGGGTCTCGGCGGGGTTGCGCTCGCAGTAGTCCACGAAGGGGTTCGAGGCGGGGAAGAAGACGACCTCGGGGCGGACGCGCTCCAGGACGTGCGAGAACGCCCCCTCGGTCCGGACGTCGAGGGACACGAGGTCCGGCAGCGGGAGGTCGTAGGTCGTGCCCGCGGCCTCCCAGCCCGGGCGGCCGCGCAGATGCCTCCAGAAGGCGTGTCCGAGCAGGCCGGTGGCGCCGACGATGAGCGCTCTCATCGGTGGATTATATTATTTCGCGCGGGCGAGCCGGGCGCGCAGCCACTCGAGCGCCGCATGCCGCGAGGACTCGTCGATGAGCTTCCAGCCGATGCCGTAGTAGAACGCCGTCCCCGCCGCGCCGACGACGACGAGGGAGAACCAGCCGGAGACGAGGGGCCGGACGAGGACGACGGCCGCGAGCAGGGCGGCGGCCGCGAGGAAGGGCCGCAGACAGGCTTCGCGGAGGTAGCGGCCCCAGCGGAGGTCGAGCAGGCTGCGGTGGACGTGCCGCATGAAGAGCGGGGTGACGAGCCACTCCGCGGCGAGGAGGCCGAAGGCCGCTCCCGCGATGCCCCAGCGCGGGATGAGGAGCGGCCAGAGCCCGACGAGGAGCAGGGCCTTGGCGCCCTGCATCGCGCCGGAGAGCTCGGGCGCCCCGGCGGCGAGCGCGACGTAGTGCGGCAGCTCCGTGGCGAGGTAGGCGAGGTTCGCGAGGAGGAGGAGGCGGAAGGGCCAGGTCCCGCGCAGACCGAAGTCGGCCCCGAGCCAGAGGGTCAGGAACTGCGGGATGAGCATGAAGAGCAGGACGGTCAGCGGGAGGATGACGAAGAGCGAGAGCTCCGTCGACTTCACGTAGAGGCGCCGCAGGCGCGCGCGCTCGCCGCGGCCCTCGAGCTCGGCCATCATGGGGAGGACCGTGTCGGCGACGACGCAGCAGAGGATGTTGAAGCGCCGCGCGAGCGCGGAGGCGGCGGAGTAGAAGCCGAGCTCGGCCAGCGGGAGCATCCCGCCGATGAGCAGGCGGTCTCCCTGATACATGAGCAGCCAGAAGACCTGGGCGAAGACGCTCTTGCCGGCGAAGCCGAGGAAGGCGCGGCGCTCGCCGCTCGCGTAGGGGCCTGCGCCGCCGGAGAGCTCGCGGCGCAGCAGCGCGAGCGCCAGGACGGCAAGCGCGGCCATGACGGCGGCGAAGGCCGCCGCGACCCGCGGCAGCCCCCCGCCGAGCGCGAGCACGGCCGCCGCGGCCGCCAGCGGCAGGCCGGCCTCGAGGGCCTTGAGGGCGTTGTAGGCGCGGAAGCGCTGGAGCCCGTAGAGGGCGTTGAGCGCGCACTGCAGGAGGAAGTAGAAGGGTGCCGCGACCGCGGTCCAGAGCAGGACCCCCGCGGCGCTCTCGACGACGGAGACCCGGGCCGAGACGATCCAGTCGGCCGCGCCATGGCGCCAGAAGAGCAGGGCGGCCCCCCCGACGAGCGCGGCGAGGAGGTGCAGGAGGACGGAGAAGCGCAGCATCGCGCCGAGGAGTCCCCGCTCCCCGCGGCCGCCGTAGAGGGCCCCGTAGCGCTGCGTCGCAAAGCCGGCGCCGCAGGTCAGCATCATCAGGTAGCCGAGGAAGGTCCCGATGAGCGTGTAGAGCGCATAGCCGTCGGGACCGAGCCCGCGCACGACGAGCGGGGTGAGGAGGAGGGCGGCGGCGAGGGCGGCGAGCTGGCCGGCGAGGTTGATGGCGGCGCCGCTGAGCACGCGCGGCGCGAGCGGACCGGACCCCGGGGAGTCCTCCGACGGTTGCGGCGCCTGCGCGTCCTCCGGTCCGCTCATGACGGCCATATCTTATAATACCGGCGCATGGAGATATCGGCCGTCCTGACGAACTTCGACTGCGCGCGCTTCCTCCCGGAGGCGCTGGCCTCCGTCTTCGCCCAGGACGCGGCGCCCTTCGAGACGGTCGTCGTCGACGACGGCTCCCGCGACGGCTCGCGCGAGGCCGCGCGTCCCTGGGAGGACCGCGTGCGCTGGGTGGACGTCCCCCATGGGGGACAGGCTTCGGCCCTCAACGCCGCGCTGCCGCTCTGCCGCGGGGAGTGGGTGGCCTTCCTCGAGACCGACGACGTCTGGGCGCCGGAGAAGCTCCGCGCCGTCGCCGACGCCGTGCGCGCGGAGCCGGACCTCGTCGCCGTCCAGCACGGGCTGCGCCAGGCCGACGAGCGCCTGCGCCCGAAGCCCACGGCCCTTCCCGCGCGGCCGCTGCGCTGGACGCTCGAGGACTTCCTCGCCGGGCGCACCCTGCTCACGGGGATGAGCGGGCTCGCGGTCCGGCGCGCCGCGCTCGAAGCGCTGCTCCCGCTGCCCGCCGAGCTCATCACCTGCGTCGACGAGTACCTCCAGCCGCGCCTGCTCGACCTCGGCCCGATGCGCCACCTCCCGGGCTCGCTCGGCCTGCGCCGCGTCCACGGCGCCAACCACTACGCGGGCGTGCGCGTGGACGCGCGGCGCCTCGAGGCGTACCTCCGCCTCAAGGACGCGAACAAGCGCCTGCGCGAGGACTTCCTGAGCTCCCGCGGCCTGACCCTCGACGCCGCGCGGCGGCTGCACGAGCGCCGCGAGCGCGCCGAGTTGGAGCTCTTCCGACACCGCCTGGGCGGGCGCTGGAGCGGGGCGTGGGCGTCCCTGCGCGAAGCCGCCGCGAGCTGCGGAAGCTCGCTGCACGCGCTCTTCAAGGCCTCGACGCTCCTCATCGCGCTGGCCTCCCCGAGCGCCTACCTCCTCCTCCAGTCCGCCTACGAGCGCGTCCGCATCGCGCTCTCCCGGGAACGGCTGTGAGCTGCCCCGGCTGCCTGGAGCCCGCCGAGGGACGTCTCCTCGGGGAGCACCGCGACCCCGTCGCGGGCGGCCGCTACCGGCTGCTCCGCTGCCCCGCCTGCGCGCTCGTCTACGCCGACCCGCGCGTCTCGCCGGGCGCCGACTTCTACCGCCGCGTGCACTCGGGCGAGACCCGCGCCTGGGGAGAGGATTGGCGCCACCGCGTCTTCTTCGACGCCGGCCTCCCGCCGGGAAGGCTCTTCGACGTCGGCTGCGGCGATGGCCGCTTCCTCCTCGAGGCCCGCGCGCGGGGCTGGACGGTCTCCGGCGTCGACTTCAACGGGGACTACGTCGCGGCCGCCCGCGCGTCGGGACTCGAGGACGTCGAGCTCGGGGACGTCTTCGACGCCCTCGCCCGCCGGCGCGGCTGCGCCGCGATCACGCTCTTCGACGCGCTCGAGCACATGAGCGAGCCGGCGCGCCTGCTCGAGGCGCTGCGGGACGCCCTCTCCCCGGGCGGGCATCTCGCGCTGGCCGTTCCCGACGCCGCGCGGCCCCTGCTGAGCGAGGCGAACCGGGAGCGCTACGACTTCCCCCCCTACCACTTCACCCGCTGGACCGAGGACAGCCTCCGCCGGGCCCTCGCCCGCGCCGGCTTCGAGCCCGTGCTGTTCCTGCACTCGCCGCTGCACCTCGGCTTCTTCGCCGGACAGCTCTACTACCGCGCGCTCTACGCCCTCTTCCCCCTGTTCAAACGGCTCCTCACCGGGGCGAAGAAGGGCGAGGAAGGGCGCACCTTCAGCGAGCTCCTCGCAAAGGACGGCGGCCGCATGGGGGCCCTCGCCGACCCGGACCGGCGTCAGCGCATCGTCGACGCCGGCTACCTCGCCGCCCGCGTCCTCCTCTTCCCGCTCGACGCGCCGCTCGTCCTCGCCTTCCGCCTCCTCGCTCCCCATCGCGGCCGGACGCTCTTCGCGCTGGCGAAAAAGCGTTGACGCCGCGCATCCTCGCCGTCTTCGGCACGCGCCCAGAGCTCGTCAAGCTCGCCCCGCTCTTCGCGGAGCTCCGGCGCGCCGGCCTCGCCCCGCGCCTCGTCTCGACGGCCCAGCACCGCGGCCTCCTCGACGACGCCCTCGCCGCCTTCGGCGTCCGCCCCCACCTGGACCTCGACCTCATGCGCGAGGGCCAGCGCCCCGCCGAGGTGCTCGCGCGCCTGCGCCGGCGCCTGCCGGACGTCCTGCGCCGCGAGCGGCCCGACCTCGTGCTCGTGCAGGGCGACACCGCGAGCGCCTGCGCCGCGGCCCTCTGCGCCCGGGAGCTCGGCATCCCCGTCGCGCACGTCGAGGCCGGCCTGCGCAGCGGCGACCTCCGAAACCCCTGGCCCGAGGAGGGCCAGCGCATCCGCATCGACCGCGCGGCGTCCATGCTCTTCGCCCCGACGCGCAGGGCGAAGCGCAACCTCCTGCGGGAGCGGCTGAAGGGAGAGGTCTTCGTGACGGGGAACACCGGCGTCGACGCGCTCAAGGCGCGGCTGCGACGGCCCCTGCCGGGAAGCGCCCTGCTGCGCCGCCTGCCGCGCGGAGCGCGGCTCCTGCTCGCGACGCTGCACCGGCGCGAGAGCTTCGGGCGGCCGCTGGCGGGGATGCTGCGGGCCCTGGTCGGTCTCGCCGAACGGCGCGCCGACCTGCACGTCGTCTTCCCGGTGCACCCGAACCCCGCGGTGCGCGCCGCGGCCCGCGCGCTCCGCCATCCGCGCGTGCACGCGACCCCGCCGCTGCCCTACCCGGAGTTCCTCGCGCTCCTGCGCCGAAGCGACCTGCTGCTGACGGATTCCGGAGGCCTCCAAGAGGAGGCGCCGGTCCTGCGCGTGCCGACGCTGGTCGCGCGCAAGGTCACCGAGCGGCCCGAGCTGCTCGAATCGGGCGGCGGGCTCCTCGTGGGCACCGACCCGGCCCGCATCGCGCGGGCGGTCGGGCGCATCCTCGACGACGACGCCCTGCGCCGCCGCATGCGCCGCGCCGGCTCCCCCTTCGGCGACGGCCGCGCCGCGCGGCGCATCGCGCGCTTCCTGCGCTGGCGCTTCGGGCTGGGCTCCCGTCCGGCCGAATGGACCGGCGGAGTTAGAACAGCTTGCGGCCGGAGGAGAGCTCGCGCTCCCAGCGCGCGAGAAACTCCTCGCGCGCGAGCTCGCGCGCCCCGAGGCGCTCGAGGTGCGGGGTGAGCTGCTGGATGTCGATCCACTCGAGCCCGCGCGCCGACAGTCGCTCGAGCAGGTGCAGCAGGGCGAGCTTGGAGGCGTCGGGGCGCCGGTGGAACATGCTCTCTCCCGAGAAGGCGCCGCCCGCGTCCACGCCGTAGACACCCCCGACGAGCTCCCCGCCCTCCCAGGCCTCCACGCTGTGCGCCCCTCCGAGACGGTGGAGCCGGCAGTAGGCCGCGACCATGTCCGGCGTGATCCAGGTCCCGCGCTGTCCGGGTCGCGGCGAGAGCGCGCAGGCCTCGATGACGGCGCGGAAGGCCCGGTCGACGGTATAGGCGAACGGCTTCTTCCTCGCGGCGCGCAGGCTGCGCGGGAGGTGGAGCCGCGCGCGCTCGAGCACGGCGCGCCTCGGCGGACAGAACCAGAGCAGGGGCAGGCCCTCGTGCGGCCAGGGGAAGATGCCGCGGCGATAGGCGGCGCGCAGAGTCTCCGGCCGGAGGTCGCCGCCGACGGCGACGACGCCCTCGGGGGTGGATTCGCGGGGATCGGGGAAGACGGGGACCGTCAGAACCCCTTGAAGTCCGGCTCGTACTGGCGGTGCCAGAGCTCGAGCATGAGCAGCGCCCACATGCGGTAGCCGTGGTCGCGGCGCCCGCTCTGGTGCTCGTTCCAGACGGCCTCGAGCGCGGAGCGCTCGAAGTAGCCGCGGCCGAGCGCCGCGGAGGAGAGGACGTGGTCGCGCCAGTAGTCCTTGAGGCGGCCGCGGAACCAGGGCCCGAGCGGGATGCCGAAGCCCATCTTCCCGCGCCGGTGGATGGAGGCCGGGAGCTCCTTCGCGAAGGCCTTCTTGAGGATCCACTTGTGGCCCCTGAGACCCTTGAGCTTCCAATCGCCGGGCAGGCCGTAGACGAGCTCGACGAACTCGTGGTCGAGGAAGGGCGAGCGCGCCTCCAGCGAGACGGCCATGGAGGCGATGTCCATCTTCGTCATGAGGCATTCCGGCAGATAGGTCTGGAAGTCGGCGTAGAGGAGGCGGTTGACGAAGTCCTCGCCCTTCGCGCGGGCGAAGGCGAGGTCGAGGTAGCGGGCCGCGTCGGCGCGCTCGTGCCCGCCGTCGATGCCCATCGCGCGCTTCATCGACTCCGTGTAGAGGCCCTTCTTGTCCTCCTCGGAGAAGTAGCAGACCATCTTGAGGTGGCGCGCGGCGAGGTCGGTGAACACGGCCGAGCGCATGAAGCGCTTGAGCCGCCAGAAGAAGGAGAAGGGCGCCTGCGCCTCGGGGAGCAGCTCGGTGCCGCCCTGCATGACCTTGCGCAGCGGCGCGGGCACGGCGTCGAAATAGCGCGCGGCCTTCATCGCGAAGTAGCGGATGTAGCCGGCGAAGTTCTCGTCGCCGCCGTCGCCGTTGAGGGCCACGGTCACGAAGCGGCGGGTCTCGCGGGAGACGTAGTACGAAGGGAGGGCGCTCGCGTCGGCGTAGGGCTCGCCGTAGTGCCAGGCGAGCTTGGGGAGGATGTCCGCCATGTCGGCGGTGACGATGAACTCGGTGTGGTCGGTGCCGCAGGCGTTGGCGACCTGGCGGGCGTAGGGCAGCTCGGAGAACTCCTTCTCCTCGAAGCCGATGGAGAAGGTCTTCACCGGCCGCTCCGAGAGCCCGCTCATGAGGGCCACGATGATGGAGGAGTCCACCCCGCCCGAGAGGAAGGCGCCGAGCGGCACATCCGAGATCATGCGCAGGCGCACCGACTCGCGCAGCTTCTCGCGGATGAGCTCACAGGCCTCCTCCGGGTCCGTCGTGGCAGGCTTGCCCCCCAGCGGCAGGTCCCAGTAGCGCTCGATGCGCACTACGCCCTTCTCGAAGGTGAGGTGATGGGCCGGCGGCAGCTTATGGACGCTCTTGTAGATGGTGTGCGGACTCGGGATGTACTGCAGGGAGAGGAAGTAGTCGATCGACTTCGCGTTGAGCTCGCGCTCGATCCCGGGCCAGACGAGGAGCGTGCGCAGCTCGGAGCCGAAAGCGAGGAAGCCGTGTCCGAGCGCGTAGAAGAGCGGCTTCTTGCCGATGCGGTCGCGGGCGATGAAGAGGCTGCGGCGGCGGCTGTCCCAGACGGCGAAGGCGAACATGCCGCGCAGGCGCTTGACGCAGGCGGCTCCCTCCTTCTCGTAGAGCGCGAGGATGACCTCGGTGTCGCTCTTCGTGCGGAAAGGGTAGCCGGCCGCCTCGAGCGGGGCGCGCAGCTCCTGGAAGTTGTAGATCTCGCCGTTGAAGACGATGGTCAGCGCGCCGTCGCGGCTCGACATCGGCTGATGCCCGGTCGAGAGGTCGATGATGGAGAGCCGGCGCATCGCCAGCCCCGCGTACTCGTCGCAATAGAGGCCCTCGTCGTCGGGACCGCGGTGCGTGATGGAGTCGTTCGCCTTCTTGAGGAGGGCGCGGTCGACCTTGCCGGGCGCGCTATGGACGATGCCGGTGATGCCGCACATGAAGCCCGATTATAACAGTTGGGAGGGACGGCTACTCGGAGATGTCGCCGTTGGAAGGACGGGCGGACGGCGTCGGCTTCGACGCGGCCGGCTTGGGCGCGGGCGCCTCGGCGGGAACGGCGGGAGCGGGCACGACCGGCAAGGCCTTGAGTTCCGGGACCGGTCTGGGCGCCGGAGACGCAAGCGGCTTGGACGCGGGAGGGGCAGCGGGCGCGACGGCGGCCGCCCGTTCGACCGGCCGACGCCGCGGCTCCGGCGCGGCGGCGTAACTCTTGAGCTCGCCGTTCCCCCAGCGCAAGGTCAGGCTCATGCGATGGGTGTTCCCGAGGTCGCCGAAAGGAACGAACGCGTAGTCGAACCCGAAACCCTTCTTCCCCACCCCGAACCCCACGCTCACCCCGGGGCCCGCCTCGTTGCGCGTCGCGTAGCCCAAGCGCAGCGCGAAGAGCTCCACCGGCCGCATCTCCGCACCGATGTTCACCAGAAGGCCCTCGCTGCGCTCCTTCGTCATGTCCAGCGCGAGAACGACCGGGCGCTCCCGCACCGCGAAGTCGAAGGCCCCGCCGAAGCGCAGGTTCAAGGGCAGGTTCTCGTCGTTCCTCTCGAACTTCACGCTCGGGCCGAGGTTCTGCAGCGCCGCGCCGAGCTTCAGCCCCTGCAGCTCGGCCGAGCGGTAGAGCACGCCGAAGTCCGCCGCGTAGCCCTGCGCGTTCGTCCCGTCGATGCTCCCCCGGATGAGCTTGAGCGCACCGCCGACGCCGAAGTCCTCGGCGAAGCGGCGACCGTAGCCGCCGCCCAGGGCCAGGTCCGAGGCCCCGAAGTCGCCCGAGCCGTCCGGGTTCGAGATGGTCGTCCGGGTCAGGCTGCCGTAGTCCACGTAGTTGAGCAGGGCCCCGAAGCCCGAGCGGGAGGCGAAGCCGAGGTATTCCTGGGTGATCCCCTCGAAGTGCTGGTTGTGCATGAAGGTCGCTTCATGGCCGTCCACCCAGGCCAGCCCGCCCGGATTATACAGGAGGGCGTTCGCGTCCCCCGCCAGAGCGGTGTAGGCCCCGCCCATCGCCACCGCCCGCGCGTTGCCGTCCAGGAACAGGAAATTAAAGGGCTCCGCGCCGGCCGCCCGGGCGTGCCGGGCCGTCCCCGCGAGGAGCAGGGAGACCGACAAGGCCGACAGGAGACGCTTCATGCTCATCGGATGATCGCGATCTTCCGCACCACTTCCTTCTGCCCCGGCGCGCTCACGACCGCCAGGTACACGCCGCTGGCGACCTGCCCGCCCTCGTCGTTGCTCGCGTCCCACTGGACCTTCCCGGAGGTCCCCGCGTCGAAGTGCGCGACGAGCTGACCCGTCACCGTGTAGACTCGGATCTTCGAGCTGTTCGGCAGATTCTCGAAGATGATCCCGGAGTTCGCGTTCGAAGGATCGTAGGGAACCCCGTCATCCGTGCTGTCGTTGTTGGGCCGGAAGGGCGAGGGGTAGATGCGCAGGGCGCTGAGGTCCGACGAGGTCGGAACGACCAGCGCGAAGAAGCTGAAGTGCGGCGTGGGAGCGCTCACCGTCTTCGCCGTCCGATCGACGCTCGCGGCTCCCTCCTTGCGCCACTCCCCGCCCGCCGTGTCGTGAGCATAGACCACCAGGCGGTCGGCCCGGCAGCTCGTCCCATCCACGATCCCGTCGTCATTGTCATCCTTATACGAGAGCGTCACCGTCGCCGTCTTGCCGCTCGAAAGCTGACTCTGTCCGTTCGAGAGCGTGATCTCGACCGAGGCCCCGGCCGATTCGATGCCTGTGGGGAGGATCGGCAGCGCCGAGGGGTTGTTCGTCACCGCCACGGCGACCGTCGAGGCCGACAGCGCGTCGGCAGGGATGAGCACCTTCGTCGTCTGCGCCGAGCCCTCGTCGGCCGCCTGCACGGTGTTCGCCACCGACTGGTAGACCACCTGCTCCTTCTTCACCTTCCCGCCGCCCTGGCTCGTCTCGCTGATGTCGAAGTCGACGGGGGCGTTGGTGACCGAGATCGTGATGATGGCGGGGGCGGCGTCAACGGCACTGTAGACGTCGGTGGCTTGCGCACGCAGTTCGTAGTCGCCGGCCGCCAGCCCCGTGACGTCCCAGTGCACGAAGTAGGGCGCTTCGAGGTCGGGGTTGGGGTGGTTCGCGTTGGCCGCGACGATGTCCGTCCACGCGACGCCTCCCGCCGCACGATACTGGAACAGGACCTGCTTCGTCTGCCCTTCCGAGCCCAGCGTCAGCTCCGCCATCACCGTCACGCGGTTGCCCTTGATGCGCTTGCCGCTCTGCGGCACCTTGATGGCCGCCTTGACGCCGGTGAGACTCTCCATCGCAACGGCCTGGGCCGCGACACGGGTGTTGGAATCCTCGAGAGCGCAGCGGTTGTAGGCGCGCAGACCGAAGCGGTAGACCGTGCCGTCGACGAGCGCGCCCGTCGTGAAGCTCGTCACCGTGGAGC of Elusimicrobiota bacterium contains these proteins:
- a CDS encoding PorV/PorQ family protein; this translates as MKRLLSALSVSLLLAGTARHARAAGAEPFNFLFLDGNARAVAMGGAYTALAGDANALLYNPGGLAWVDGHEATFMHNQHFEGITQEYLGFASRSGFGALLNYVDYGSLTRTTISNPDGSGDFGASDLALGGGYGRRFAEDFGVGGALKLIRGSIDGTNAQGYAADFGVLYRSAELQGLKLGAALQNLGPSVKFERNDENLPLNLRFGGAFDFAVRERPVVLALDMTKERSEGLLVNIGAEMRPVELFALRLGYATRNEAGPGVSVGFGVGKKGFGFDYAFVPFGDLGNTHRMSLTLRWGNGELKSYAAAPEPRRRPVERAAAVAPAAPPASKPLASPAPRPVPELKALPVVPAPAVPAEAPAPKPAASKPTPSARPSNGDISE